In Corynebacterium afermentans subsp. afermentans, a genomic segment contains:
- the rsmI gene encoding 16S rRNA (cytidine(1402)-2'-O)-methyltransferase: MSAEQDNLTQNLPAGVVLAATPLGNAADASPRLAQALAAADVIAAEDTRRTRALAAALGVEVAGRVVSNFDHNEESRVRELLDAARAGTVVVVTDAGMPLVSDPGHSIVAAAHDAGIPVTCIPGPSAVTTALALSGLNVGHFIFDGFAPRKTGARRAWLETLVHERRAVCCFESPHRIEQLLIDAADVLGPERRAAVCRELTKTYEEVKRGTLGELAEWAADGVRGEITLVIEGGTGQQAEPEDLVDLVLELVDGGQRMKDAAKQVAKQYGVKVRDLYAAALDARS, encoded by the coding sequence ATGTCCGCCGAGCAAGACAACCTGACACAGAACCTCCCGGCCGGAGTTGTGCTCGCGGCCACCCCGCTTGGTAACGCGGCAGATGCGTCGCCACGGCTGGCGCAAGCGCTCGCGGCCGCGGACGTGATCGCCGCAGAAGACACACGCCGCACGCGCGCGCTCGCCGCGGCGCTCGGCGTGGAAGTCGCTGGGCGGGTGGTGTCCAACTTCGACCACAACGAAGAATCGAGGGTGCGGGAGCTTCTCGACGCCGCACGCGCCGGCACCGTCGTCGTTGTCACCGACGCTGGCATGCCGCTGGTGTCCGACCCCGGCCACTCCATCGTCGCCGCCGCCCACGACGCCGGCATCCCCGTCACTTGCATCCCGGGCCCCTCCGCGGTCACCACGGCCCTGGCGTTGTCGGGGCTTAACGTGGGCCACTTCATCTTCGACGGCTTCGCGCCCCGGAAGACCGGCGCGCGCCGCGCGTGGTTGGAAACACTCGTGCACGAGCGCCGCGCCGTGTGCTGCTTCGAGTCGCCGCACCGCATTGAGCAGTTGCTTATCGACGCCGCGGACGTTCTCGGCCCCGAACGCCGCGCCGCGGTGTGCCGCGAGCTGACCAAGACGTACGAGGAGGTCAAGCGCGGCACGCTGGGGGAGCTTGCCGAGTGGGCTGCCGACGGGGTGCGCGGGGAGATCACGCTGGTGATCGAAGGTGGCACCGGGCAGCAGGCCGAGCCCGAGGACTTAGTCGATCTGGTTTTGGAGCTGGTCGACGGAGGCCAGCGCATGAAAGATGCGGCGAAACAGGTGGCGAAGCAGTACGGAGTGAAGGTCAGAGACCTCTATGCTGCCGCGTTGGATGCGCGAAGCTGA
- a CDS encoding BCCT family transporter: protein MSQRDLQRDPHDPDVEPRSTDPIKTAKSSAVGEIAALLRADRDGAQPDYTDPEESVVSEADADDAPINWGIVIPLAVIVAAIVGWGLAAPDNFSNFADRAFGWVIDNLGWAFVLGGTIFVAFVIVIAASNFGTIRLGTADERPEFKTTSWIAMMFAAGMGIGLMFYGAAEPLAMYLDGVPGHDEHEVGTAMAQTMFHWTLHPWAVYAIIGLAIAYSTFRLGRKQLLSSAFIPLIGEKAANGWLGKLIDAFAVFATIFGTACSLGLGALQISSGLEASGFVENPSNKLIIGIVAVLTLAFLLSAMSGVSKGIQWLSNTNMVVAAILAIFVFVFGPTVAQLNMLPTAVGNYLQNFFEMAARTAESQDGEAGEFLSGWTIFYWAWWISWSPFVGTFLARISRGRTVREFCLGVMLVPAGLSTVWFAIFGGTAIKMEQAGESIVGGGSNEEQLFNLLHSMPGGYVMGVFALILLGTFFITSADSASTVMASMTQSGKTEAKPWLAAMWGLATAFVGLTLLISGGSDALNSLQSVTIVAATPFLIILIVLMFAIVKDMSNDTIYLDKKEQERFNRQLAIERRMHRDQQQLEERKAQVKKMLNPRSR, encoded by the coding sequence ATGTCTCAGCGTGATCTCCAAAGGGATCCCCACGATCCTGATGTGGAGCCGCGGAGTACGGATCCCATCAAGACTGCAAAATCTTCCGCAGTTGGCGAGATCGCCGCACTGCTGCGCGCAGACCGCGACGGCGCGCAACCCGATTACACAGACCCTGAGGAAAGCGTCGTTAGCGAAGCCGACGCAGATGACGCCCCGATCAACTGGGGCATCGTCATTCCTCTGGCAGTGATTGTCGCGGCGATCGTCGGCTGGGGCCTTGCCGCGCCCGACAACTTCTCCAACTTTGCGGACAGGGCGTTCGGCTGGGTCATTGACAACCTGGGCTGGGCCTTCGTCCTCGGCGGCACCATCTTCGTCGCCTTCGTCATCGTCATCGCGGCGTCGAACTTCGGCACCATCCGCCTCGGCACCGCCGACGAACGCCCAGAGTTTAAGACAACATCGTGGATCGCCATGATGTTCGCCGCCGGCATGGGCATCGGCCTGATGTTCTACGGCGCTGCCGAGCCGCTGGCGATGTACCTCGACGGTGTGCCGGGCCACGACGAGCACGAAGTCGGCACCGCGATGGCGCAGACCATGTTCCACTGGACGCTGCACCCGTGGGCCGTCTACGCCATCATCGGCCTGGCTATCGCGTACTCGACGTTCCGCCTCGGCCGCAAGCAGCTGTTGTCCAGCGCGTTCATCCCGCTGATCGGCGAGAAAGCAGCCAACGGCTGGCTGGGCAAGCTCATCGACGCCTTCGCCGTCTTCGCCACCATCTTCGGCACCGCCTGCTCCCTGGGCCTCGGCGCGCTGCAGATCAGCTCCGGCCTGGAAGCCTCCGGTTTCGTGGAGAACCCGTCCAACAAGCTGATCATCGGCATCGTGGCTGTGCTCACCCTGGCGTTTTTGCTGTCCGCAATGTCGGGCGTGTCCAAGGGCATCCAGTGGCTGTCCAACACGAACATGGTCGTTGCCGCAATCCTGGCGATCTTCGTGTTCGTGTTCGGCCCGACCGTGGCGCAGCTGAACATGCTGCCGACCGCTGTTGGTAACTACCTGCAGAACTTCTTCGAAATGGCTGCGCGCACCGCTGAGAGCCAGGACGGCGAGGCCGGCGAGTTCCTCTCCGGCTGGACCATCTTCTACTGGGCTTGGTGGATTTCCTGGTCCCCGTTCGTGGGCACCTTCCTGGCGCGCATTTCCCGCGGCCGCACCGTGCGCGAGTTCTGCCTCGGCGTGATGCTGGTTCCGGCTGGCCTGTCCACCGTGTGGTTCGCCATCTTCGGCGGCACCGCTATCAAGATGGAGCAGGCTGGCGAGTCCATCGTCGGCGGCGGCTCCAACGAAGAGCAGCTGTTCAACCTGCTGCACTCGATGCCGGGAGGCTACGTTATGGGCGTGTTTGCCCTGATCCTTCTGGGCACCTTCTTCATCACCTCGGCGGACTCCGCGTCCACCGTGATGGCGTCTATGACCCAGTCCGGTAAGACCGAGGCGAAGCCGTGGCTCGCCGCAATGTGGGGCCTGGCCACCGCATTCGTCGGCCTGACGCTTCTGATCTCCGGTGGCTCGGACGCGCTGAACTCGCTGCAGTCCGTGACCATCGTGGCCGCAACTCCGTTCTTGATCATCCTGATCGTGCTGATGTTCGCGATTGTCAAGGACATGTCCAACGACACGATCTACCTGGACAAGAAGGAGCAGGAGCGCTTCAACCGTCAACTGGCTATCGAGCGTCGCATGCACCGCGATCAGCAGCAGCTGGAAGAGCGCAAGGCGCAGGTGAAGAAAATGCTCAATCCGCGTTCGCGCTAG
- the metG gene encoding methionine--tRNA ligase: protein MTSSETNNNVLVCVAWPYANGPRHIGHVAGFGVPSDVFARYQRMTGKNVLMVSGTDEHGTPLLVQADKEGVTVKELADRYNKQIVEDLAGLGLSYDLFTRTTTRNHYAVVQELFRGLNENGYMIRETTQGAISPSTGRTLPDRYIEGTCPICGATDARGDQCDTCGNQLDPADLINPVSKINGETPEFIETEHFMLDLPALHDALEQWLSTREDWRPNVLKFSLNLLEDMRPRAMTRDIDWGIPIPVEDWQDNPSKKLYVWFDAVVGYLSASIEWAHRSGNPEAWKDFWQDPATEGYYFMGKDNITFHSQIWPAELLGYAGKGANGGTVRELGELNLPTEVVSSEFLTMSGSKFSSSKGVVIYVKDFLAEFGPDPLRYFIAVAGPENNDTDFTWDEFVRRVNNELANGWGNLVNRTVSMAHKNFGQVPAPGPLEASDERILDLAAETFTTAGEALGKAHFKSAITKIMHVVGEANAYIAEQEPWKLAKDDSQRERLATVLWTALQVVSDCNAMLTPFLPYTAQKVHETLGRTGIWAAEPRVEEVGDDEEFNLVGAGLPEKGQTYLTITGDYSQQQAEWKRVDVTPGTELSKPQPLIAKLDPELGETGPEWAPVQ, encoded by the coding sequence ATGACTTCTTCCGAGACCAACAACAACGTTCTTGTGTGCGTTGCGTGGCCGTACGCCAACGGCCCGCGCCACATTGGCCACGTCGCCGGCTTCGGCGTGCCGTCCGATGTCTTCGCCCGCTACCAGCGAATGACGGGCAAGAACGTGCTCATGGTCTCCGGCACCGACGAGCACGGCACCCCGCTTTTGGTGCAGGCCGATAAGGAAGGCGTGACCGTCAAGGAGCTGGCGGACCGCTACAACAAGCAGATTGTGGAGGACCTGGCGGGCCTGGGTCTGTCCTACGACCTGTTCACCCGCACCACCACCCGCAACCACTACGCGGTGGTGCAGGAGCTGTTCCGCGGCCTGAACGAAAACGGCTACATGATTCGGGAGACCACCCAGGGCGCGATTTCCCCGTCGACGGGCCGCACGCTTCCGGACCGCTACATTGAGGGCACCTGCCCGATCTGCGGCGCCACCGACGCCCGCGGCGACCAGTGCGACACCTGCGGCAACCAGCTCGACCCGGCGGACCTGATCAACCCGGTGTCCAAGATCAACGGCGAGACCCCGGAGTTCATCGAGACCGAGCACTTCATGCTCGACCTGCCCGCGCTGCACGACGCGCTGGAGCAGTGGCTTTCCACCCGCGAGGACTGGCGCCCGAACGTGCTGAAGTTCTCCCTGAACCTGCTGGAGGACATGCGCCCGCGCGCCATGACCCGCGACATTGACTGGGGTATCCCGATCCCGGTGGAAGACTGGCAGGACAACCCGTCGAAGAAGCTCTACGTCTGGTTCGACGCCGTCGTTGGCTACCTGTCTGCATCGATTGAGTGGGCGCACCGCTCCGGCAACCCGGAGGCGTGGAAGGACTTCTGGCAGGACCCGGCCACCGAGGGCTACTACTTCATGGGCAAGGACAACATCACCTTCCACTCCCAGATTTGGCCGGCGGAGCTGCTCGGATACGCGGGCAAGGGCGCCAACGGCGGCACGGTCCGCGAGCTCGGCGAGCTGAACCTGCCCACCGAGGTCGTCTCCTCCGAGTTCCTCACCATGTCCGGCTCCAAGTTCTCCTCGTCCAAGGGCGTGGTCATCTACGTCAAGGACTTCCTCGCCGAGTTCGGCCCGGACCCGTTGCGTTACTTCATCGCCGTGGCCGGCCCGGAGAACAACGACACGGACTTCACCTGGGACGAGTTTGTCCGCCGCGTGAACAACGAGCTGGCGAACGGCTGGGGCAACCTGGTCAACCGCACCGTGTCCATGGCGCACAAGAACTTCGGCCAGGTCCCAGCACCCGGCCCGCTCGAGGCGTCCGACGAGCGCATCCTCGACCTAGCGGCCGAGACCTTCACCACCGCCGGCGAGGCCCTGGGCAAGGCGCACTTCAAGTCCGCGATCACGAAGATCATGCACGTCGTTGGCGAGGCCAACGCCTACATCGCCGAGCAGGAGCCGTGGAAGCTGGCCAAGGACGACTCCCAGCGCGAGCGCCTGGCTACCGTGCTGTGGACCGCGCTGCAGGTCGTCTCCGACTGCAATGCCATGCTCACCCCGTTCTTGCCGTACACCGCGCAGAAGGTCCACGAGACTTTGGGCCGCACCGGCATCTGGGCCGCCGAGCCGCGCGTCGAGGAGGTCGGGGACGACGAGGAGTTCAACCTCGTCGGCGCTGGCCTGCCGGAGAAGGGCCAGACCTACCTGACCATCACCGGCGACTACTCCCAGCAGCAGGCCGAGTGGAAGCGCGTGGACGTCACCCCGGGCACGGAGCTGTCCAAGCCGCAGCCGCTGATTGCCAAGCTGGACCCGGAGCTGGGTGAGACCGGCCCGGAGTGGGCGCCGGTGCAGTAG